In Paenibacillus sonchi, a single genomic region encodes these proteins:
- a CDS encoding S-layer homology domain-containing protein gives MSDDQIGGDITDHYVYLLFKNAHIAAPNAKMAEAYKANYANLPEYMKLDGHDNEGSIDAYIVDNPPKLTYNDYGLATRSKARTVYNMVLELNTAWRSDPLYDGRPLIEDIGIQGHDAVGKTLASDNQYAMALYASLVDRGLLSGITYSELDLKVPTDAPGGGATAPAVLNVRQSDALGYQYALLYKMFNKFAPYIDHIISWGVSGSGWQGSYVLFDGQSNANAGYYGAMKPDRFILGHSYLDDYFAGEYQTIGNNAIDLGDLGVYTPNSVNADLSSLTLSAGTLQPAFNAATTEYDVSLKDADSITVTAAAADSRSTIKVNDTAVASGTASEAITLTPGTKTDIKVEVTGADGRVKTYTLKVTNSKTETPSTPEPGTPSATPDPGTSSTPAPGTYSTSAPAASATPAPAAPVVQGQKVTMQATVNNGTAFVKVLDLAKVKEFMEKNVTLDIPAAQGVNSYSVGLPAAALTSGTKDDKLTISTEFGQVVISGNMLTGTTESSGKEVALEIGKGDKAKLPAEVKTALGDKPVIQLSLKVDGKETAWSNPDAPVTVSVPYKPSADELKNPEMIVVWYIDGSGDVLTVPSGRYAPKTGMVTFTTTHFSSYAVAYVSRTFTDLGTAVWAKNAVEVLASKDILKTEGHVFNPSTGITRADFLYSLVRALGLNARVNGNFSDVQKSTYYYNEIAIAKALGITNGIDNDSFGSAYKITRQDMMVLTERALKLEKKLSNQAEAADLERFTDKSEVASYAVNSVAAMVKEGLIEGSGNKVNPTGNTTKAEAAVFLYRLYNK, from the coding sequence CTACAACGATTACGGACTTGCGACCCGCAGCAAAGCGAGGACTGTATACAACATGGTTCTCGAATTAAATACTGCATGGCGCTCCGATCCGCTGTATGACGGAAGACCTCTTATCGAGGACATCGGTATCCAGGGACACGACGCGGTGGGTAAGACCCTTGCAAGCGATAACCAATATGCGATGGCCCTCTATGCCTCTCTCGTGGACCGGGGCCTGCTATCTGGTATTACCTATTCAGAGCTTGACCTTAAGGTGCCGACCGATGCTCCCGGAGGCGGTGCGACTGCTCCCGCAGTACTCAATGTCAGACAGTCAGACGCCCTTGGTTATCAGTACGCGCTGCTCTACAAAATGTTCAACAAGTTCGCCCCGTATATCGATCACATCATCAGCTGGGGGGTATCCGGTTCCGGATGGCAGGGGAGCTATGTCCTGTTTGACGGGCAGAGCAATGCAAATGCCGGCTACTATGGCGCCATGAAGCCGGACAGATTTATTCTTGGACATTCGTATCTGGATGATTACTTTGCAGGCGAATATCAGACCATCGGGAATAATGCCATCGACCTTGGCGATCTTGGAGTCTATACACCAAATAGTGTGAATGCCGACCTCAGCAGCCTGACACTGAGTGCGGGAACACTCCAGCCGGCGTTCAACGCAGCCACCACAGAGTATGATGTGTCCCTGAAGGATGCTGACAGCATTACCGTGACAGCGGCAGCGGCAGACAGCAGGTCAACCATTAAAGTGAACGATACGGCGGTTGCCAGCGGTACCGCTTCTGAAGCTATAACGCTGACACCTGGTACAAAAACGGATATAAAGGTTGAGGTCACAGGTGCAGACGGCAGGGTCAAGACGTATACCCTAAAAGTAACCAATAGCAAGACGGAGACTCCGTCCACTCCGGAACCTGGAACACCATCCGCAACGCCTGATCCTGGGACATCTTCAACGCCTGCACCTGGAACGTATTCAACGTCTGCACCTGCAGCATCTGCAACACCTGCACCTGCAGCACCAGTTGTACAGGGCCAGAAAGTAACCATGCAGGCGACTGTGAATAATGGAACTGCATTTGTTAAGGTACTGGATCTGGCAAAAGTAAAGGAATTCATGGAGAAAAATGTTACCCTGGACATACCAGCGGCACAAGGAGTGAATTCATACTCGGTAGGCTTGCCTGCTGCAGCGCTGACAAGCGGAACAAAGGATGACAAACTCACCATTTCCACAGAATTCGGTCAGGTAGTAATATCCGGTAACATGTTAACAGGCACAACTGAAAGCAGCGGCAAGGAAGTAGCACTGGAGATTGGAAAAGGCGACAAGGCCAAGCTTCCGGCGGAAGTGAAGACGGCTCTCGGCGATAAGCCGGTCATTCAGCTTAGCCTTAAGGTGGACGGCAAAGAAACGGCCTGGAGCAATCCCGATGCACCTGTAACGGTATCCGTGCCTTACAAGCCGTCTGCGGATGAATTGAAGAATCCCGAAATGATTGTTGTCTGGTACATTGACGGAAGCGGGGATGTTCTAACAGTACCGAGCGGACGCTATGCTCCCAAGACCGGTATGGTAACATTCACAACTACTCATTTCAGCAGCTACGCAGTAGCTTACGTATCCAGGACATTTACAGATCTCGGAACGGCTGTATGGGCCAAGAACGCGGTCGAAGTACTTGCGTCAAAGGATATTCTCAAGACAGAAGGTCATGTATTCAATCCGTCAACCGGTATCACAAGGGCAGATTTCCTGTACTCCCTTGTCAGGGCACTTGGCTTGAATGCAAGAGTAAATGGAAATTTCAGCGATGTACAGAAGAGTACTTATTACTATAATGAAATTGCAATTGCTAAAGCACTTGGTATTACGAATGGCATAGACAACGACAGTTTCGGCAGCGCCTATAAGATCACAAGACAGGACATGATGGTGTTGACCGAAAGAGCCTTGAAACTTGAGAAGAAGTTGAGTAACCAGGCTGAGGCTGCAGATCTGGAGAGATTCACCGACAAGTCCGAAGTTGCTTCCTATGCGGTGAACAGCGTAGCTGCGATGGTTAAGGAAGGGTTGATCGAAGGCAGCGGGAACAAAGTCAATCCGACCGGAAACACAACCAAAGCAGAAGCTGCGGTGTTCCTCTACAGACTGTATAATAAGTAA
- a CDS encoding tRNA dihydrouridine synthase translates to MTENFWRDLPRPFFILAPMEDVTDVVFRHVVSEAARPDVFFTEFANTESYCHPEGNHAVRGRLTFTEDEQPIVAHIWGDKPEFFRQMSIGMAQEGFKGIDINMGCPVANVAENGKGSGLIYRPELAADIIQAAKAGGLPVSVKTRLGFSSLDEWRGWLTHILQQDIVNLSIHLRTREEMSKADAHWELIPEIKQLRDEVAPDTLLTINGDIPDRQTGLRLAEEYGVDGIMIGRGIFHNPFAFEKEPKEHSSRELLDLLRLHLDLYDQYSVQAPRSFSPLQRFFKIYVRGFRGASELRNSLMNTKSTSEVRALLGEFGGKEQDGAEELGD, encoded by the coding sequence ATGACAGAGAATTTTTGGCGTGATTTACCCCGGCCTTTTTTTATACTGGCACCCATGGAAGACGTGACGGATGTTGTTTTTCGCCATGTCGTAAGTGAAGCAGCCAGACCGGATGTGTTTTTTACGGAGTTTGCGAATACAGAGAGTTATTGTCACCCGGAGGGAAACCATGCGGTGCGCGGGCGTTTGACGTTTACAGAGGATGAACAGCCCATTGTAGCTCATATCTGGGGAGATAAGCCGGAATTCTTCCGTCAGATGAGCATCGGGATGGCGCAAGAAGGCTTCAAAGGCATCGATATTAATATGGGTTGTCCTGTAGCGAATGTAGCAGAGAACGGGAAGGGAAGCGGCCTGATCTACCGTCCCGAACTCGCAGCGGATATCATCCAGGCTGCCAAAGCCGGGGGACTGCCCGTCAGCGTAAAAACAAGGCTCGGTTTCAGCAGCTTAGACGAATGGCGCGGCTGGTTAACCCATATTTTGCAGCAAGACATTGTGAATCTGTCCATTCATCTGCGCACAAGAGAGGAAATGAGCAAAGCAGATGCCCACTGGGAACTGATTCCGGAGATCAAGCAGCTTCGTGATGAGGTGGCGCCAGATACCCTTCTGACCATTAACGGGGATATCCCTGACCGCCAGACCGGCCTGAGGCTCGCTGAAGAGTACGGTGTGGATGGTATTATGATCGGGCGCGGTATTTTTCATAATCCATTTGCTTTTGAAAAGGAGCCGAAGGAGCACAGTAGTAGGGAATTGCTTGATCTGCTGCGGCTGCATCTGGATCTCTATGATCAATACTCAGTGCAGGCACCACGTTCGTTCAGCCCCCTTCAACGATTCTTCAAAATATATGTCCGCGGATTCCGCGGGGCAAGTGAATTAAGAAATAGCTTAATGAACACCAAGTCCACAAGTGAAGTGCGTGCGCTTCTGGGTGAATTTGGAGGCAAGGAGCAAGATGGGGCGGAGGAACTTGGGGATTAA